A portion of the Lacibacter sp. H375 genome contains these proteins:
- a CDS encoding RagB/SusD family nutrient uptake outer membrane protein has protein sequence MKKIVLLGTFFCILLSSCKKGLDAKIFGSLNPTNFPKTEADFKLLTTGVYKLFGSKWGYYGDVGGVSGNLFFGVEYSNIFLNDYPTDLIAHFPEWGGFFDGFSKPDFNFMKTLGSDRNHLEKIRFITKYTKIIDDIEKSAINEAVKKQLSAEVKAARGIIMYYLLTMYGPVPVITDASKIGTDAEKDLTRPARVNYVGIIAGDLRFAADNLPVNPEEYGRFNKGCALTFLTRLYLNEKEWQKAEQAAREILPLGYNLVNDYASLFKTATEKNSETIWAITCDPTADGSEKLGNMNAWSYYCFPNDFPGNITSVGGRKTGGWAWPGAFTATWSFYDSFDPLDKRRTLLLDRYDAVNSSGFPAGYSITRAGGMRGPVIAKYPDDDPAAFSGNDIPVCRYADVKLMLAEAINEQAGPNGEAQSFVNDVRRRAGIADISGADISSKDAFRDAILKERAWEFYFEGQRRIDLVRMGKWNQRLNAVGKPAGTAGGLFPVPQYMRDLGMAQTIGY, from the coding sequence ATGAAAAAGATAGTCTTACTCGGTACTTTTTTTTGCATACTGTTGAGCAGTTGCAAAAAAGGATTGGATGCTAAAATTTTCGGTTCTTTAAACCCGACCAATTTCCCAAAAACGGAAGCCGATTTTAAATTGCTTACAACAGGAGTTTATAAATTGTTTGGTTCAAAATGGGGTTACTATGGTGATGTTGGTGGAGTTTCAGGAAATCTTTTTTTTGGAGTTGAATATTCCAATATTTTTTTAAATGATTATCCAACCGACCTTATTGCTCATTTCCCTGAATGGGGTGGTTTTTTTGACGGGTTCAGCAAACCTGATTTCAATTTCATGAAAACCCTGGGCAGCGATAGAAATCATTTAGAGAAAATCCGCTTCATTACCAAGTACACTAAAATAATTGATGATATTGAAAAATCCGCCATCAATGAAGCGGTGAAAAAGCAGTTATCTGCTGAAGTAAAAGCAGCAAGAGGAATTATCATGTATTATTTATTGACAATGTACGGGCCGGTTCCTGTTATAACTGATGCTTCAAAAATTGGAACGGATGCAGAGAAAGATTTAACCAGACCCGCCAGAGTAAATTACGTTGGCATTATTGCAGGTGACCTACGATTTGCTGCAGATAATCTTCCGGTTAATCCTGAAGAGTATGGACGATTTAACAAAGGCTGTGCATTGACATTTTTGACAAGGCTATATCTTAACGAAAAGGAATGGCAGAAAGCCGAACAAGCTGCACGTGAAATTTTACCGCTGGGATATAATTTGGTAAATGATTATGCAAGTTTGTTTAAAACTGCTACGGAAAAAAATTCAGAAACGATCTGGGCTATTACATGTGACCCGACTGCCGATGGGAGTGAAAAACTTGGCAATATGAATGCCTGGTCATACTATTGTTTTCCTAACGATTTTCCGGGAAATATAACATCAGTTGGAGGAAGAAAAACCGGTGGATGGGCGTGGCCCGGTGCGTTCACGGCGACATGGTCATTTTATGATTCATTTGATCCATTAGATAAAAGAAGAACATTGTTGCTTGATCGTTATGATGCCGTAAACAGCAGTGGTTTTCCGGCAGGTTATTCGATTACACGTGCGGGTGGTATGCGTGGACCTGTTATTGCAAAATATCCTGATGATGATCCTGCGGCCTTTTCAGGAAACGATATACCCGTATGCCGATATGCAGACGTGAAATTAATGTTGGCGGAAGCAATCAATGAACAGGCAGGACCAAATGGCGAAGCGCAAAGTTTTGTAAATGATGTACGTCGTCGCGCTGGTATTGCCGATATCAGTGGTGCTGATATATCTTCAAAAGATGCATTCAGGGATGCAATTTTAAAGGAGCGGGCATGGGAATTTTATTTTGAAGGTCAAAGAAGAATTGATTTGGTGAGAATGGGTAAATGGAACCAACGACTGAACGCTGTTGGCAAACCTGCGGGTACAGCTGGTGGTCTTTTTCCGGTTCCTCAATATATGCGTGATCTGGGAATGGCACAAACGATCGGGTACTAA
- a CDS encoding GDSL-type esterase/lipase family protein: MQKVIIFVFLISTFIHNGCSNSSKQLAQNKSAVMGSQVIDSLYPSPDLVISYHSDWTRGHYPEMIKEFKKHPLELGDIVFIGNSLTELGGEWGKRFTNPKVKNRGIAGDVTDGVLMRLGELYFYKPTAVFILIGINDIFNESLSDEYIANNNIKIAAAIHKQSPRTKLFIQTILPTSHQRLILKIKAVNDKLKSNAGSETYSLIDLHSFFADENDLIKKDLTNDGVHLTEEGYKLWVNVVASYVN; encoded by the coding sequence ATGCAAAAGGTCATAATCTTCGTTTTTTTAATAAGCACATTTATTCATAACGGTTGCAGTAATTCATCAAAACAGTTAGCGCAAAACAAGTCTGCAGTGATGGGATCTCAGGTAATTGATAGTTTGTATCCATCTCCGGATTTAGTTATTTCTTATCATTCTGATTGGACCAGGGGACATTACCCGGAAATGATTAAAGAATTTAAAAAGCATCCCCTTGAGTTGGGGGATATTGTTTTTATTGGCAATAGTCTCACTGAACTTGGAGGTGAATGGGGCAAGCGTTTCACTAATCCTAAAGTAAAAAATCGTGGCATTGCCGGAGATGTTACAGATGGTGTCTTAATGAGATTAGGCGAACTGTATTTTTACAAGCCAACAGCAGTTTTTATACTGATCGGCATTAATGATATATTCAATGAATCTTTGAGCGATGAGTACATAGCCAATAACAATATTAAAATTGCTGCGGCAATTCATAAACAATCGCCGCGGACTAAACTGTTTATACAAACGATTCTGCCTACATCCCATCAGAGATTAATTTTAAAAATTAAAGCGGTAAATGATAAACTGAAGAGTAATGCTGGTTCTGAAACATATTCTTTGATTGACCTTCATTCGTTTTTTGCAGATGAAAACGATCTGATAAAAAAAGACTTGACAAATGATGGCGTTCATTTAACAGAAGAGGGATATAAGCTTTGGGTGAATGTTGTAGCAAGCTATGTAAACTAA
- a CDS encoding glycoside hydrolase family 53 protein, with protein MGKLCFITALYIFAIVASGGCQKKKPIAPTPETPVMQTDFAKGADVGWITEMEAAGKKFYNAAGVETEGIALMKSLGVNTIRLRVWVNPSPAWNNAADVVAKAVRAKNLGMRVMIDFHYSDNWADPGKQTKPAAWSAMSFTDMKNALAQHTTDVLTQLKTAGVTPEWVQVGNETNNGMLWPEGRASTSMSNYAQLVTAGYDAVKAVFASAKVIVHVSNGWDNSLFRWNIGGLISNGAKFDVIGMSLYPSYVAAGWASANQQCLNNMNDMVALYNKEVMVVEVGMPWDSATECKLFITDLIAKVKSVTNKKGLGVLYWEPQAYGGWKGYTLGAFDNNGKPTVAMDAFKN; from the coding sequence ATGGGTAAATTATGTTTTATAACTGCATTGTACATCTTTGCCATTGTTGCCTCAGGTGGTTGTCAGAAAAAGAAACCCATTGCCCCAACACCTGAAACACCTGTAATGCAAACAGATTTTGCTAAAGGGGCTGATGTTGGTTGGATCACTGAAATGGAAGCAGCAGGTAAAAAGTTTTACAATGCAGCAGGTGTGGAAACAGAAGGTATTGCATTGATGAAATCACTTGGCGTGAATACCATTCGTTTGCGTGTGTGGGTAAATCCAAGTCCGGCATGGAACAATGCAGCGGATGTTGTAGCAAAAGCAGTGCGTGCAAAAAATCTTGGCATGCGTGTAATGATCGATTTTCATTACAGTGATAATTGGGCCGATCCCGGTAAACAGACAAAGCCAGCTGCATGGTCTGCTATGAGTTTTACAGATATGAAAAATGCATTGGCGCAACATACAACTGATGTGTTGACACAATTAAAAACGGCAGGTGTAACACCGGAGTGGGTGCAGGTTGGTAACGAAACAAATAATGGCATGTTGTGGCCCGAAGGAAGAGCATCAACGAGTATGAGCAATTATGCACAATTGGTAACTGCAGGTTACGATGCCGTGAAAGCAGTTTTTGCTTCTGCAAAAGTGATCGTGCATGTATCAAATGGTTGGGATAACTCTTTGTTCCGCTGGAACATTGGCGGACTCATCAGTAACGGTGCAAAGTTTGATGTGATCGGTATGTCGTTATATCCTTCTTACGTTGCAGCGGGTTGGGCAAGTGCCAATCAACAATGTCTGAATAATATGAATGATATGGTTGCACTTTACAATAAAGAAGTGATGGTGGTGGAAGTTGGCATGCCGTGGGATAGTGCTACCGAATGTAAACTATTCATCACCGATCTGATTGCTAAAGTAAAATCAGTAACCAATAAGAAAGGCCTGGGTGTGTTGTACTGGGAGCCGCAAGCGTATGGCGGATGGAAAGGATATACACTTGGTGCTTTTGATAACAATGGTAAACCAACTGTTGCCATGGATGCATTTAAAAATTAG
- the galA gene encoding beta-galactosidase GalA, with product MKQKQLAFFAATMLLCICSFAQRKQINIDNNWKFAFGHAANPEKDFNYSIKTIFSKSGGAAGTAIDARFNDSSWRTLNLPHDWAVELPFAYVDNFDVESHGYKPVGGLFPATSIGWYRKQFNVAKADSGRRFQLQFDGIFRDANVWINGFYLGNNKSGYVGVNYDVTDFLNYDRNNVIVVRVDATQYEGWFYEGAGIYRHVWLNSYPNTHIATDGVFAYANINGNNATLNVETTVANEYAAAGNYSINTYLTDRAGVKIGAAKETALAINTNEEKTMKQIINVVNPTLWSLENPYLYRVVVELKQNGVVVDSKKLRFGFRTIEIKPNGVFLNGKHVKIFGTNNHQDHAGVGSALPDYLQYYRIGLLKEFGSNAYRTSHNAPTPELLDACDSLGMLVMDEQRLLNSGAEYMDQFERLVKRDRSRTSVFMWSIGNEEGWIHTTSHGKRIAETFISKLKQLDPTRTSTYAADLANVYKGVNEVIPVRSFNYRQFAVADYHKDHPNQPIIGTEMGSTVTTRGELVKDSIRGYLPDQDITAPWWASRAEEWWKLAATNDYWLGGFIWTGFDYRGEPTPFKWPNINSHFGIMDVCGFPKNIYYYYQSWWTDKDVLHISPHWNHRNEWGQPKKQIDVWVNSNADDVELFLNGKSLGKKDMPRNGHLQWKVEFEPGKLEAVAYKKGRKLTSKVETTGVPVEVVLTPYKTTMLADGKDITVMNVSVVDREGREVPVADNLIKFKIEGDAKIIGVGNGDPSSHEADKCADGAWQRSLFNGKCQVIIQAGTKAGILKVEASANNLFTGSTDVITVDPAKASVVTIDEKFKLKGEAAKPRAVDQMMGADISFLPELEARGVKFSDKGVTKDAIEIIKDHGINYVRLRIFHDPAQDSGYSPKKGFCDLNYTKQMAKRVKAAGLKLLLDFHYSDYWADPGKQYKPAAWKGLSFEELKQALYDYTKMVMEELKAQGTTPDMVQVGNEINHGIVWPDGNVANIDQLAQLLCAGTAAVKAVEPTTQMMLHVALGGQNNESVFFIDNMLARGVHFDVIGQSYYPKWHGTLADLENNLNDLVRRYNKDVIVVEYSALKEEVNKIAFSLPNGKGKGTCIWEPLSTWEQFFDRDGKSNKYLLLYDEMSKKYLKK from the coding sequence ATGAAACAGAAACAACTTGCATTTTTTGCAGCAACAATGCTTTTATGTATTTGCTCTTTTGCACAACGCAAACAGATCAACATCGATAACAACTGGAAATTTGCATTTGGTCATGCAGCAAATCCTGAAAAAGATTTCAACTACAGCATTAAAACCATCTTTTCGAAATCAGGTGGTGCTGCAGGCACAGCCATCGATGCACGGTTTAACGACAGTAGCTGGCGCACACTTAACCTGCCACATGATTGGGCTGTTGAATTACCTTTTGCTTATGTAGATAATTTTGATGTGGAGAGTCATGGTTACAAACCGGTGGGTGGATTATTTCCTGCAACAAGCATCGGTTGGTATCGTAAACAATTCAATGTTGCGAAAGCAGATTCTGGCCGTCGTTTTCAATTGCAATTTGATGGGATTTTTCGTGATGCCAATGTATGGATCAATGGATTTTATCTCGGCAATAACAAGAGTGGTTATGTAGGTGTGAATTATGATGTAACTGATTTTCTGAATTACGATCGTAACAATGTGATTGTTGTTCGTGTTGATGCAACACAATACGAAGGTTGGTTTTACGAAGGTGCCGGTATCTATCGCCATGTATGGCTCAACAGTTATCCCAACACGCATATAGCAACTGACGGCGTATTTGCATATGCAAACATCAATGGTAACAACGCAACACTCAACGTAGAAACAACAGTGGCTAATGAATATGCCGCTGCCGGGAATTATTCCATCAATACTTATTTAACTGACAGAGCTGGTGTAAAGATCGGTGCTGCAAAAGAAACAGCACTTGCAATCAATACAAATGAAGAGAAGACAATGAAACAGATCATTAATGTGGTTAATCCAACATTATGGTCATTAGAGAATCCTTATCTCTATCGTGTAGTAGTGGAGTTAAAACAAAATGGAGTGGTGGTGGATAGCAAGAAACTTCGTTTTGGTTTCCGAACCATTGAAATTAAACCCAACGGTGTTTTCTTAAACGGAAAGCATGTAAAGATATTTGGTACAAACAACCACCAGGATCATGCAGGTGTCGGAAGTGCATTGCCCGATTACCTGCAATATTATCGCATTGGTTTGTTGAAAGAATTTGGATCAAATGCATATCGTACGAGTCATAATGCGCCAACACCCGAGTTGCTGGATGCATGTGATAGTTTGGGTATGCTGGTAATGGATGAACAACGCTTGCTTAACAGTGGTGCAGAATACATGGATCAGTTTGAACGTTTGGTGAAACGGGACCGCAGCCGCACTTCTGTATTTATGTGGAGCATTGGTAACGAAGAGGGCTGGATCCATACAACATCACATGGAAAGCGGATTGCAGAAACGTTCATCAGTAAATTAAAACAACTCGATCCTACACGCACCAGCACGTATGCTGCTGATCTGGCGAATGTATATAAAGGCGTGAACGAAGTAATTCCTGTTCGCAGTTTCAACTACCGTCAATTTGCAGTTGCAGATTATCATAAAGATCATCCCAATCAACCAATTATCGGTACAGAGATGGGAAGCACTGTAACCACACGTGGTGAGTTAGTAAAAGATTCTATCCGTGGATACTTACCCGATCAGGATATTACTGCACCGTGGTGGGCAAGTCGTGCAGAAGAATGGTGGAAGTTAGCTGCTACGAATGATTACTGGCTCGGTGGTTTTATCTGGACAGGTTTTGATTATCGTGGTGAACCAACTCCATTCAAATGGCCGAATATCAATTCGCATTTTGGTATCATGGATGTGTGTGGCTTTCCAAAAAATATTTACTACTACTATCAAAGCTGGTGGACAGATAAAGATGTATTGCATATTTCTCCGCACTGGAATCATCGTAACGAGTGGGGACAACCGAAAAAACAAATTGATGTGTGGGTGAATAGCAATGCTGATGATGTTGAATTGTTCCTGAATGGAAAAAGTTTAGGCAAGAAAGACATGCCACGCAATGGTCACTTACAATGGAAAGTAGAATTTGAACCGGGTAAACTGGAAGCAGTTGCGTATAAAAAAGGAAGAAAGCTTACATCAAAAGTGGAAACAACGGGTGTGCCGGTTGAAGTGGTGTTGACGCCTTATAAAACAACGATGCTGGCTGATGGTAAAGATATAACGGTGATGAATGTCTCAGTTGTTGATCGTGAAGGTCGTGAAGTGCCGGTTGCTGATAATCTTATCAAATTCAAAATTGAAGGTGATGCAAAAATCATTGGTGTCGGCAATGGTGATCCCAGCAGTCACGAAGCAGATAAATGTGCTGATGGCGCATGGCAACGCAGTTTGTTTAATGGTAAATGCCAGGTGATTATTCAAGCTGGAACCAAGGCAGGCATTTTAAAAGTAGAAGCAAGTGCAAATAATTTATTTACCGGTTCAACCGATGTGATCACTGTTGATCCTGCAAAAGCAAGTGTTGTAACCATTGATGAAAAGTTTAAACTGAAAGGCGAAGCGGCGAAACCAAGAGCGGTTGATCAAATGATGGGTGCTGATATTTCTTTTTTACCTGAGCTGGAAGCAAGAGGAGTCAAATTCTCTGATAAAGGCGTAACAAAAGATGCAATTGAGATCATCAAAGACCATGGTATCAACTATGTGCGTTTACGCATCTTTCATGATCCTGCACAAGACAGCGGCTATTCACCAAAGAAAGGTTTTTGCGATCTTAATTATACCAAGCAAATGGCGAAGCGAGTAAAAGCGGCCGGTTTAAAACTGTTACTCGATTTTCATTACAGCGATTACTGGGCCGATCCCGGTAAGCAATATAAACCTGCTGCATGGAAAGGTCTTTCGTTTGAAGAGTTGAAGCAAGCCTTGTACGATTATACCAAGATGGTGATGGAGGAACTAAAAGCACAGGGCACAACACCTGATATGGTGCAGGTGGGCAATGAGATCAATCATGGTATTGTATGGCCCGATGGAAATGTGGCAAATATTGATCAGCTGGCACAATTACTTTGTGCAGGTACAGCTGCTGTAAAAGCGGTTGAACCAACAACACAAATGATGTTGCATGTTGCACTTGGCGGACAAAACAATGAATCTGTTTTCTTTATTGATAACATGCTTGCACGTGGTGTACATTTTGATGTCATCGGTCAGTCGTATTACCCTAAATGGCATGGCACATTAGCTGATCTTGAAAATAATCTGAATGATCTTGTTCGCCGTTATAACAAAGATGTGATTGTGGTAGAATATTCAGCGTTGAAAGAAGAAGTAAATAAAATTGCATTCAGTCTGCCAAATGGAAAAGGAAAGGGCACCTGTATTTGGGAGCCGCTCAGTACATGGGAACAGTTCTTCGATAGAGATGGTAAATCAAATAAGTATTTGCTGCTTTACGATGAAATGAGCAAGAAGTATCTGAAGAAATAA